The Rhodoferax ferrireducens T118 DNA segment TGGAGTAAGTTGGCCACAGCGATCCTTGTGTTGCTAGCCGGGCAAGTATCTTAGGGCCTGCGCAACAGGTCAAGGCCCGCCTTACTCTCCTGAAAAAAGAGGTTTAAGACACCTCTTTTTGCCTCTACGGATCACAATTGGCTGAACAAATACAGACCAGCACCCCCCAACAGGGTTCCCATCGCGGTGATGACCCAGTCGGCTGTGCTGGCGAGATAGCGGCGAACGCCCAAACCAGCCGCCGCACCGCCCAAGTGGAGTGTGGCGGTGGTTAACAGAAAGCCAGCGGCGTAGCCGGCAAAGCCGGTATCCGGGGTTTCAGCACCGTGCGCCAGACCGTGCATTGATGACGCCAAGGCGATCAATCCCAAGCCAAGCGCGAGCGGCATTTTTTGACGCGAGGCGACCAGCATGACACCGAACAGCACCACACTCAAGGAAATCAGCTGTTCAAGCCAGGACATGGTCAAGCCCATGGCGCCAAGCGCTGCACCAATTACCAGGGCAAGCAGAAACGTGGCAGGCCCCCACCAGACCCTGCTGGCAGGCAGGGCGGACACCGACCACATGCCCACTGCCACCATGGCCAGCAGATGGTCCAGTCCGAAGGGGTGAACCAGCCCCTCGAAGACACCCGTGGTGCCATGCCCTGTGTGGGCCTGCGCCAGACCAGCAACCAGCGCCAAGCTGCCAACGCTGACATTGCGCAGCAATCTATGGGACAAGAATTTCATGGGATGCTCCTAAATATGATTATGGAAAGACAAGATTTTCATACAAGATTCGTGCCTGGTTCGGCTCGCGCGCCAACACCAATGAAACAGAATCGTCATGACGGCGTGGTGGTCAATTTGGTCACGGAAATACTGGTTAGCAGGCTGCATATTTGCTAACCATCCGTACGCTGAAATTGCGTTTTTTAGCTCGGGTAAACCCTTAAATTTTGACCTGAAAATCGCAGTTTCAGCTTGGCCCGTAAATTGCCTATGTCGTAGCGATCAGGTCCAGACTCGACCTGGCGTTATGAGGAGACAAGACATGGGCGATATGAATGAGCTATTTGACTTGGGGTCCGATGCGTTCCATGGCGTCGAGCAACGCCTGGGTATGTCAAGGCGTGACTATCTGCAATTTTGCACCACGCTAGCGGTCACCATGGGACTGCCAAAAGGCGCCGAAGCTGCGGTGGCCAAGGCAATAGAAACCAGCCAGCGTCCATCGGTGATCTGGCTGCACTTTCAGGAGTGCACGGGCTGCTCGGAGTCGCTGTTGCGGGCTGAACATCCAACGCTGGAAAAGCTGATTCTGGACGTCATCTCGCTCGACTACCACGAGACTTTGATGGCCGCCGCCGGGCACCAGGCCGAGGCCGCCCGCAAAGACGCGATGAAGACCCACAAAGGCAAATATGTGCTGGTGGTTGAAGGCGCCATTCCGGTCAAGGACAACGGCATTTTCTGCAAGATCGGGGACCACACCGCGATTGATCTGGTCAAAGAATGTGCCGCTGATGCGGCGGCGGTGATCGCCATTGGCTCTTGTGCCTCCTGGGGAGGTATGCCGTCTACCGGCCCCAATCCGACCGGCGCCTCCAGTGTGGCCGAGGTGCTGGGCAAGTCTGTGGTCACCATCCCTGGTTGCCCGCCCAACCCCTATAACTTTCTCGCCACCGTGGTGCACTTTCTGACCTTTGGCAAGCTACCTGACGTCGACAAATTGGGGCGCCCCAAATTTGCCTACTCGCGCCTGATTCATGAAAACTGTGAACGCCGCGCGCACTTCGATGCCGGGCGCTTTGCGATGGAGTTTGGTGATGCGGGCCATCGTCAGGGCTACTGCCTCTACAAGCTGGGCTGCAAAGGGCCGGAAACCTATGCCAATTGCTCAACCATAGGATTTGGCGACGCGGGCGAAAACAACTGGCCGGTCGGCTGTGGCCACCCCTGCATCGGTTGCAGTGAAAAAGGCGTGGGCTTTACCAAGCCGATTCATCAGGTCGCCACAGTGATCAATATCGTGCCACCGCAACAGTATCCGCGCATTGTGGAAGAACAAGGCAAGGGTGCGTCCTTTGCCTCTGCTGCTGCGCTCGCTGCGTTGGCCGGCGCCGCGGCTGGCGCTGCCGTGATGTTGACGCGCAATCTGGGCTTGTCGCACGCGGCATCCGAGGCCGAGCGCGCCAAAGCTGAAGGCAAGTCCAAAGACCAGGCTCAGGTGTAATCATGGACACTCGTCGTCACTTCTTGAAAGGGGTTGTTGCGGGTGGCGCAGCGATCACCTCAGCCGCAGTTGCGCCACCAGCTTGCGCGCGCGAGACCCATAGTCGCCCGGCCGAGGCGCTGGGCCTGTTGTATGACGCGACGCTGTGCATCGGCTGCAAGGCCTGCGTGGCCGCCTGCAAAGAGGCCAATAACAATCCGCCGGAGTTCTCGACCGAAGATCGTCTCTGGGACACGCCACTGGACACGTCGGGCTACACCTTCAACATCATCAAGATGTACCGCAACGGCACGATGCAGACCAAAGATGCCGAGGTGAATGGCTTTGCCTTCATGAAGACATCGTGCATGCATTGCGCCGA contains these protein-coding regions:
- a CDS encoding HupE/UreJ family protein, translating into MKFLSHRLLRNVSVGSLALVAGLAQAHTGHGTTGVFEGLVHPFGLDHLLAMVAVGMWSVSALPASRVWWGPATFLLALVIGAALGAMGLTMSWLEQLISLSVVLFGVMLVASRQKMPLALGLGLIALASSMHGLAHGAETPDTGFAGYAAGFLLTTATLHLGGAAAGLGVRRYLASTADWVITAMGTLLGGAGLYLFSQL
- a CDS encoding hydrogenase small subunit; translation: MGDMNELFDLGSDAFHGVEQRLGMSRRDYLQFCTTLAVTMGLPKGAEAAVAKAIETSQRPSVIWLHFQECTGCSESLLRAEHPTLEKLILDVISLDYHETLMAAAGHQAEAARKDAMKTHKGKYVLVVEGAIPVKDNGIFCKIGDHTAIDLVKECAADAAAVIAIGSCASWGGMPSTGPNPTGASSVAEVLGKSVVTIPGCPPNPYNFLATVVHFLTFGKLPDVDKLGRPKFAYSRLIHENCERRAHFDAGRFAMEFGDAGHRQGYCLYKLGCKGPETYANCSTIGFGDAGENNWPVGCGHPCIGCSEKGVGFTKPIHQVATVINIVPPQQYPRIVEEQGKGASFASAAALAALAGAAAGAAVMLTRNLGLSHAASEAERAKAEGKSKDQAQV